In one Hemiscyllium ocellatum isolate sHemOce1 chromosome 29, sHemOce1.pat.X.cur, whole genome shotgun sequence genomic region, the following are encoded:
- the htr3a gene encoding 5-hydroxytryptamine receptor 3A: protein MPYSHGRRSGNRTAGPRPSLLQLSNYLMTNYSKGVRPVRDWRKTTTVAIDVMVYAILNVDEKNQVLTTYIWYRQIWTDEFLMWNPKDFDDIKQISIPTANVWMPDILINEFVDVGKSPDIPYVYVDHEGRVKNYKPIQVVTACSLDIYNFPFDVQNCTFTFTSWLHNIQDINISLWRSAELVKYDRSVFMNQGEWELLYVDTQFNEFNLERGLSVGYAEMRFFLVIRRRPLFYAVSLLLPSIFLMVMDIIGFYLPPDSGERVSFKITLLLGYSVFLIIVSDTLPATAIGTPLIGVYFVVCMALLVISLTETILIVRLVHKQDLQPHVPEWVRSLILDKATVLLCLRNKTQFHSMHRHSGTPDNARDRKGSTVQLNHFACENGTDCEKPISSSLPQADSLLTVDNILHEISAIRQFLEKRDECRDIAKEWLQIGYVLDVLLFRVYLVAVLAYGVSLGTLWSIWQYS from the exons GACGGAGAAGTGGAAACCGAACAGCAGGTCCAAGACCAAGTTTACTCCAGCTTTCAAACTATCTCATGACCAACTATTCCAAGGGAGTCCGCCCTGTACGAGattggaggaaaacaacaacagtGGCCATTGACGTCATGGTTTATGCGATCCTGAATGTG gaTGAGAAAAATCAAGTTCTAACTACTTATATCTGGTACCGACAG ATTTGGACAGATGAATTCTTGATGTGGAATCCCAAGGACTTTGATGACATCAAGCAGATATCAATTCCCACCGCAAACGTATGGATGCCAGACATTTTAATAAATGAATT TGTTGATGTAGGTAAATCACCAGATATCCCGTACGTCTACGTTGACCATGAAGGGCGAGTGAAAAACTACAAACCCATCCAAGTAGTTACCGCTTGCAGCCTGGACATCTATAACTTCCCGTTTGATGTCCAAAACTGCACATTCACGTTTACAAGTTGGCTACACAACA TCCAAGATATTAATATCTCCCTGTGGCGATCTGCTGAACTTGTGAAATACGACAGAAGTGTTTTCATGAATCAAGGTGAATGGGAACTTCTTTATGTCGACACCCAGTTCAATGAGTTTAACCTTGAACGAGGATTGTCTGTGGGCTATGCAGAAATGCGCTTTTTT CTCGTCATTCGAAGACGTCCTTTGTTCTATGCGGTTAGTTTGCTGTTACCCAGTATCTTCCTTATGGTCATGGACATCATTGGGTTTTATTTGCCTCCAGACAGTGGGGAGAGAGTGTCATTTAAAATTACTCTTCTTCTGGGATATTCTGTTTTCCTTATCATCGTGTCTGACACTCTTCCGGCCACAGCTATCGGCACTCCACTGATAG GTGTATACTTTGTGGTTTGCATGGCTTTGCTGGTGATCAGCCTGACTGAGACCATTCTCATTGTGCGACTGGTCCACAAGCAGGACCTCCAGCCACACGTGCCAGAGTGGGTGAGGAGTTTGATTCTGGACAAAGCCACGGTCTTGCTCTGTCTCCGGAACAAGACTCAGTTCCACTCCATGCATCGCCACAGTGGAACACCAGATAATGCCAGGGACAGAAAGGGCAGCACGG TGCAGCTGAATCACTTTGCCTGTGAGAATGGGACAGACTGCGAGAAACCAATTAGCTCCAGCTTACCTCAGGCAGACTCActcctcactgtggacaacatcCTGCACGAGATCTCAGCAATTCGCCAATTCCTAGAGAAGAGGGATGAGTGCAGAGATATCGCCAAGGAATGGCTGCAGATTGGGTATGTTTTGGACGTACTCCTTTTCCGTGTATACCTAGTGGCTGTCCTGGCCTATGGGGTCAGCCTGGGTACTCTGTGGTCCATTTGGCAGTACTCTTAA